In the genome of Penaeus monodon isolate SGIC_2016 chromosome 30, NSTDA_Pmon_1, whole genome shotgun sequence, the window CCAAGTAGGTCTTCAGATAAAAGAACCCGTAGAACTCGAGGAACCTGATGAGAAGGAGCACAGTGAAACTACAGAGGAAGTGGTCATTGATAGTAAGAACAAACGTTGActggtttgttttatgtttttgatggCAAAAGTCTATTACGAATCATTAGAGACTGAGCATTCTTCTCGTTAAGTATTAGAGATTTTTGTGCTTTCAGGCAAAACGTGTAGCCTGAAGATATCACCAGATGCGAAAGAAATATACAGGTATATGGAAACTATCACAGCAAAATGTGAAATGCCCGTAAGTATTTTCAAACTGCTAGCTGCTCGTCTCGTTTATCTCGTGTCTTTCCTGTgagaaataataattgtttttNNNNNNNNNNNNNNNNNNNNNNNNNNNNNNNNNNNNNNNNNNNNNNNNNNNNNNNNNNNNNNNNNNNNNNNNNNNNNNNNNNNNNNNNNNNNNNNNNNNNNNNNNNNNNNNNNNNNNNNNNNNNNNNNNNNNNNNNNNNNNNNNNNNACCCCATCCACTTATTCAAATATGTCCAATTGTACTTAAAACGAGAAATATGTTGAAAGACGATCACCCACAGTCGCTCTGTCATTGCCTCAAAGGTAATGGTCGGAGGAACAGCAAAGACCAAGAAGCCATATATAATGAACGAGAAGTGGATGTGCCTGGACGCGAGGTACAATATCGTGCCTGGGAAGTGTACCGTCTACTCCTTTGGAATCGATACAGACTGGTCGTTCGATGATGACATGGATAAACGCTTTAATTGCAAGGTtagtaatatatatctgttttgaatatatgcaagtatattaTTACTTGTGTTTGTGCAANNNNNNNNNNNNNNNNNNNNNNNNNNNNNNNNNNNNNNNNNNNNNNNNNNNNNNNNNNNNNNNNNNNNNNNNNNNNNNNNNNNNNNNNNNNNNNNNNNGCATAATGTTACGTAAACCAGGGAATCATATGCTAGCTCTATTTACGTTCGGAATGAATGACGTTAGAATAATGTCTGCCATGTATTCTTGTTCAGANNNNNNNNNNNNNNNNNNNNNNNNNNNNNNNNNNNNNNNNNNNNNNNNNNNNNNNNNNNNNNNNNNNNNNNNNNNNNNNNNNNNNNNNNNNNNNNNNNNNNNNNNNNNNNNNNNNNNNNNNNNNNNNNNNNNNNNNNNNNNNNNNNNNNNNNNNNNNNNNNNNNNNNNNNNNNNNNNNNNNNNNNNNNNNNNNNNNNNNNNNNNNNNNNNNNNNNNNNNNNNNNNNNNNNNNNNNNNNNNNNNNNNNNNNNNNNNNNNNNNNNNNNNNNNNNNNNNNNNNNNNNNNNNNNNNNNNNNNNNNNNNNNNNNNNNNNNNNNNNNNNNNNNNNNNNNNNNNNNNNNNNNNNNNNNNNNNNNNNNNNNNNNNNNNNNNNNNNNNNNNNNNNNNNNNNNNNNNNNNNNNNNNNNNNNNNNNNNNNNNNNNNNNNNNNNNNGACAAATTCATGATTATATGATGTCTTGATAATTCCATGTAAATCATTTCCAGGTTTACAGCTTCGACCATACTATAAATCAAAAAGACCACGAACGCTCAAGCAACATCAAATTCTATGCAACTGGAATCtcatcagtgaaaaaaaataatgtaaaataaagcaTACCTTTCTCTTTGTCACAGANNNNNNNNNNNNNNNNNNNNNNNNNTTATTGTTTTCGCACTGACTCATTCGTTTCATTTTTCTGAGTCCTATCGTTAACGACCAAGGAAGATATCATTTATCCACTAATGTACAAGGTGTTTTAATGTTGCAATTAATNNNNNNNNNNNNNNNNNNNNNNNNNNNNNNNNNNNNNNNNNNNNNNNNNNNNNNNNNNNNNNNNNNNNNNNNNNNNNNNNNNNNNNNNNNNNNNNNNNNNNNNNNNNNNNNNNNNNNNNNNNNNNNNNNNNNNNNNNNNNNNNNNNNNNNNNNNNNNNNNNNNNNNNNNNNNNNNNNNNNNNNNNNNNNNNNNNNNNNNNNNNNNNNNNNNNNNNNNNNNNNNNNNNNNNNNNNNNNNNNNNNNNNNNNNNNNNNNNNNNNNNNNNNNNNNNNNNNNNATTAATTAACGGCTAATTAACTTGGTTATTTGTGTAATGACACTTAAAAGGCGTCATTCCAGTCATAAATCCCTTACCATTACNNNNNNNNNNNNNNNNNNNNNNNNNNNCNNNNNNNNNNNNNNNNNNNNNNNNNNNNNNNNNNNNNNNNNNNNNNNNNNNNNNNNNNNNNNNNNNNNNNNNNNNNNNNNNNNNNNNNNNNNNNNNNNNNNNNNNNNNNNNNNNNNNNNNNNNNNNNNNNNNNNNNNNNNNNNNNNNNNNNNNNNNNNNNNNNNNNNNNNNNNNNNNNNNNNNNNNNNNNNNNNNNNNNNNNNNNNNNNNNNNNNNNNNNNNNNNNNNNNNNNNNNNNNNNNNNNNNNNNNNNNNNNNNNNNNNNNNNNNNNNNNNNNNNNNNNNNNNNNNNNNNNNNNNNNNNNNNNNNNNNNNNNNNNNNNNNNNNNNNNNNNNNGAGTGGTTNNNNNNNNNNNNNNNNNNNNNNNNNNNNNNNNNNNNNNNNNNNNNNNNNNNNNNNNNNNNNNNNNNNNNNNNNNNNNNNNNNNNNNNNNNNNTTTACCATTACCTATACTAGATAGGTAATGGCAAGAAAGTCGAGAAGTGGACTGACCTGGCAGCAGGATAGAAGTATAACGAGGTGCCATTCCTTGTGAAAGGGACTAGACNNNNNNNNNNNNNNNNNNNNNNNNNNNNNNNNNNNNNNNNNNNNNNNNNNNNNNNNNNNNNNNNNNNNNNNNNNNNNNNNNNNNNNNNNNNNNNNNNNNNNNNNNNNNNNNNNNNNNNNNNNNNNNNNNNNNNNNNNNNNNNNNNNNNNNNNNNNNNNNNNNNNNNNNNNNNNNNNNNNNNNNNNNNNNNNNNNNTGGCCTGTGCTCTTNNNNNNNNNNNNNNNNNNNNNNNNNNNNNNNNNNNNNNNNNNNNNNNNNNNNNNNNNNNNNNNNNNNNNNNNNNNNNNNNNNNNNNNNNNNNNNNNNNNNNNNNNNNNNNNNNNNNNNNNNNNNNNNATACATTAAACTCTATTAAATAATGCACTGATAAACGTAAATGCTAATTGAAACTTAATATTAAATCACAAAGATTTGTTGCCCACAGGTAGACCGCTACATCAACATTCTGAAGAGGTTGGGTCACGAAAACGCTACCATTGACTACCTGAAGATGGACGTGGAAGGAGCAGAGTTACAATTCTTTGAAGATATATTCACTAAAACGCCACAAGTGCTGAACAACATTAAACAGATCGGGATGGAAATTCACACCAAGAGAAATGGTATGTCTGATTGTTACATATGCATTTTTTCACTCCAATTGGCTTGTGTTATTCTgatacttcttcctcttccaccctgcCTGCACTTCCTATGTAGGGTATTTCAAATAATAACGGATTTTGTGACTATCTCTCATAAGGTTATGAGTGATAAGGTGATGTGGGATCCCCAGTCGGCAAAGGCTGTTTGTTGAGGAGTGTCCAAACTATGGCGTTAAATATCCCAGGAATGTGTCAGGAAAACAAGACCTGGATCAGCATGGATCAGCAATCCAATATGTGATCTGTGAATAATCGTCTTCTGTTGACTGGTCAGAAGAAGGCAGTGGGTCGCGAGGTATGCCTACTGTGGATCAATTATGAATAGGACAACATAGTTACCGTACACTATGTGTGCAGGCCTCAGAGACCAAGGATGCTACagcactttccctttcccccagtgAATAAGTCATATGAGTAAGTGACTGTGTGTTCGTGTTACTCCAGGGTCTCTAGTGTAACTAATACGAATTTTTGTGAATTTATCTGCTATAAAGTTATGAGAGGGTTTTGAGACACCCTCCTGCGATGAATGGTGTTGTAAGTGATGTTGCGATTGGTGTTCTAAGGGGTTGCAGTCGGTTGAGTGTCTGAAATGTTTATATCCCAAGTATTACACATAATTGGAATGTGACAGGAAATCGAATTAATTGTCCAACATATGAGAATTGAGGTGTCTATTGTCGACCAGATATGACTCGGCAGTGGGTCATTGCTGTGGTCCAGTCAGGATGATAAGTCAGGATTGCTACATCATCTTTCCTTTGTGTTATTCTTGGAGGATAttgatttgttttaattttctttttctataatagatatacaaatattaccTTGGCTTCACTGCACATATGGGTATTATTCCTACATTGCTATTTTAAACtacaaattttgttttctttgataacATGCACAAACGTACATTCGTTCAAAAATGTGCATGTTTTCTTCAAATTTATTGTGTGTAAGCCTGTAGTATCTGAAAAATATGAGAAATTTTCAtcagatgatactaatgataagtaAGACGTGNNNNNNNNNNNNNNNNNNNNNNNNNNNNACAGAATATAAGATGAGACTCTACTTCAAATATGTCCAACTTCTAGAATGCTTCGGCTTCAGGCTAATATTTGGACACATACTAGATGTCCCTGAAAAACTATTCACGGACAACGGCGAAACGCGGTCATGCTGCTATGAGCTGGTGTGGGCACAAGACAAGCAGTGNNNNNNNNNNNNNNN includes:
- the LOC119592387 gene encoding uncharacterized protein LOC119592387, yielding MMRTYRFAVYAVGILVVVAIFLRTGKDSTPLTAGELRQSLRYFQAGQVGLQIKEPVELEEPDEKEHSETTEEVVIDSKTCSLKISPDAKEIYRYMETITAKCEMPVMVGGTAKTKKPYIMNEKWMCLDARYNIVPGKCTVYSFGIDTDWSFDDDMDKRFNCKVYSFDHTINQKDHERSSNIKFYATGISSVKKNNVDRYINILKRLGHENATIDYLKMDVEGAELQFFEDIFTKTPQVLNNIKQIGMEIHTKRNEYKMRLYFKYVQLLECFGFRLIFGHILDVPEKLFTDNGETRSCCYELVWAQDKQISYKIWHPPSV